In the genome of Candidatus Krumholzibacteriia bacterium, the window CCTACGCGCGCCCGGTGGTGCTGCGCGCGGTCACCAGTGCCGATTCCACGTCGGCGGACTGGGCGCGGATCCCCGACGACGTCCTGGCCCGGATCAGCGACCGTATCCTGCGTGAGGTGGACGGGATCAACCGCGTCGTGTACGACATCAGCCGGAAGCCACCGGCCACGATCGAATGGGAGTAGGGGCTTTCCTCCGGGCGGCCGACGACGCAACTTGATCGACCACGAGAGCTCGTCCTCCTCCCTCGACGGACACCATGACGGCAGCGACTCCTCCGACGCGATTCCTCCCCCGGTGCAGTGGCATCGCCGCGCTGGGCCTGATGGCCGTCCTGTGCGTCGCCCCGGCCGGGGCGACCACCCTCGACCCGAGCCACCCGGTCTGGGACGGTCCGCACGCCGGGGCGTGGTCACGGGCGCTCGTGCAGTTCGGCCAGGACCACGTGGGCCGGCCGACGCCCCGGTCGCGCGTTCTCGAGCGCGGGACCGCGGTGGGGCAGCGCGTGCTCGTGATCCCGGTTCTGCCCGCCGATGCGGTGGGTCCTCCGGTCTCGCGCGAGGACCTGGAGCGCGCCTGGTTCGGTCCCGGCGAGAACAGCGTGCGCGGTTACTGGAATCACGTGAGCGGAGGCCGCTTCGCGCCCACCGGGCGGGTGCTGCCCTGGCTGCGTCTGCCCGGGTCCCTGCAGAGCGACTACCCGAACGTGATCGACGGTCGGCCCGTGCCCAACGTCACGGCCGGCCCGCGCGCCATGGCCGCCGACGCCCTCGATGCCGCCGCCGCGGTGGTGGGCGATCTCCGCGTCTTCGACGACGACGGGCCCGACGGCATCCCGGGGAGCGGTGACGACGACGGCGTGCTCGATCTCGTGGTGGTCCTGCATCCCGAGCCCGGCTGGGAGGTCGAGCCGAGCGACGCCGCGCGCGCGATCGTGTCACTCCAATCGAGGCTCGACCGTCGACCGATCGCGGGAACGGACCTGGCCGCCGACGCCTTCGTGGTGACGTCGGCGCGGGGACCGCTGGGCGTCTGGGTGCACGAGTTCGGGCACCTTCTCGGTCTGGAAGACCTGTACGACCACGCCCGGGATCGTGAGAGCGACACCGGTGGAGCCGAGGCCCGGCTCGGGGGATTGGGCCGATGGTCGCTGATGGCGAGCGGGACCTGGGGTGGGCGGGGATCGTCGCCGTCCGGACTGGACGCATGGAGCCGGATCCGCCTCGGGTGGGACGACACGAGGATCACCGAGGGTGACGCCGAGTTCGACCTCGTTCCCGTGGACGCCAGCGGCGGCAGCAGCCTCGAGGTCCGTCCGACCGGAGACTGGGGCTTCGAACGCTTCGTTCTCGAGACCCGCCGACGCCGGCCCGACGCGATCGTCGATGCCGATCTCCCCGGTTCGGGAGTTCTCGTGTACCGCGTCGACGGCCGTCAGGGCGACCTGGGACTCGGGTCCGACTATCTCGAACTCCTGCAGGCCGACGGCCGGGACGACCTGGGCAACGGCGACGACGACGGCGACGCGGACGATCCCTTCGACGGCAGTGCCGGCGCCGACCGCCTGGACGCGACGACGAATCCGGCGACGGTGTCCGGCATCCCCGACCCGGCGCGCCCGGCGCCGGTGATCGAGATCGGACCGGCCGACGCAGCGGGTGCCCATCGGGTGCAGGTGGGGATCGTCGACGGACCCTGGCTCCGACTCCGCAGCGCGGCCTTTCCACAACCGCAGGAGCAGCCTCGGACCTTCATCGGCCTGGAACGATCGACGGCGTGGCGGCTGGAGTTCGACGACGTCGGTGCGCAGCCGGTGACGAACGCCGAGATCGACCTCGAGATCCTGCCGACCGGCCGCAACGGATCGGTGGAGCCGTCCACGGGCATCACGCTGCAGAGGAACGGCGCGATGTGGTCGCCCGCGCCGACGGTGGTGGTGACCGAGGAGGACGGACTCGCGGGCGAGGGTCCTCTCGACGTGCGGATCACGCTGCGCGTCGACGACCGCCCGGCGAGGACGATCGAACTGGGCATTCCCGTGCAGCTGGGTCCGGGGCTGTCGAACGATCTGGGCCTCGAGGACTTCGTTCCCCGGGTCCTTTCCGCCGCGACCGACACCACCCGATTCGAACGGCTCGGCCTCGCCGATCTGCCGCGGACGACCAGCGCGGGGTGGGGCCTGCGCACCGACGGCGAACTCCGCTACGCCGACGACGTCGAGGTCGCGGTCGAGAGCGGCTGGACCGGCTTCGGCGAGCAACGCGAACTGGAGTTCTGGTCGCGCCAGGACGTCGAGCGCGACCTGCCCGGCATGACGTGGGATGCCGGCGTGGTCGAGGTCTTCGTGCCCGATCGCGGATGGCGCGTGGTCGAGCCGAGCGGGCGCGACGTGGTCCAGGTGTGGCGGGCGAGTTCCGCGGCCGTCCGCGCTCGAGCGGGCCTCGGTGGACAGGCGTGGATCTGGGAGCCCACCCGGATGACCCTCCCCGACGACGCGCTGCCGCTCCGGGTGCGCTTCCGCTTCGGTTCGGACAGCATCGGGACGGCCCGCGGATGGCAGATCGCGGGGGCCGGCACGCTGTCGCCGCTTCCGCGCGCCGCGCTCACGGTGCGCCCGCGCGAGGGCGGAGGGCTGGAGGTGCGCACGGACTTCGACGGCGACCTCGCGCCCATCGATCAGGTGCGCTTCCGTTACCGTCGACCGGGGGCGGAGACCTGGATCGCCGCCTCGCCGCTGTTCTCGGTGCGCTCGGACGCCACCACCGTCAATCCGATCGACGTGCCGGCCTCGGTCGACGTTTTCGAGGTCGGCCTGTTCTCCGAGATCGCGGGCGACACGCCGGGTGGGTCGACGCCGCCCCTGCTGCTCGGACGCGCCGGGTACCGTCGGAGTCCGGAGCGAGCGCTGCCACGACTGCTCACGAACCCTGCGGTGGGTCAGCTCGTGCTCGAGACGCCGGTCCGCGACGAGGACGTCGCCCTCCGCGTGATCGACGTCCGGGGGCGCGAGGTGGCGCAGCTCACGATCCCGGCGGGCACGGACCTGCTCGAGTGGAACGGGCGCTCGGCCGAG includes:
- a CDS encoding M6 family metalloprotease domain-containing protein — translated: MTAATPPTRFLPRCSGIAALGLMAVLCVAPAGATTLDPSHPVWDGPHAGAWSRALVQFGQDHVGRPTPRSRVLERGTAVGQRVLVIPVLPADAVGPPVSREDLERAWFGPGENSVRGYWNHVSGGRFAPTGRVLPWLRLPGSLQSDYPNVIDGRPVPNVTAGPRAMAADALDAAAAVVGDLRVFDDDGPDGIPGSGDDDGVLDLVVVLHPEPGWEVEPSDAARAIVSLQSRLDRRPIAGTDLAADAFVVTSARGPLGVWVHEFGHLLGLEDLYDHARDRESDTGGAEARLGGLGRWSLMASGTWGGRGSSPSGLDAWSRIRLGWDDTRITEGDAEFDLVPVDASGGSSLEVRPTGDWGFERFVLETRRRRPDAIVDADLPGSGVLVYRVDGRQGDLGLGSDYLELLQADGRDDLGNGDDDGDADDPFDGSAGADRLDATTNPATVSGIPDPARPAPVIEIGPADAAGAHRVQVGIVDGPWLRLRSAAFPQPQEQPRTFIGLERSTAWRLEFDDVGAQPVTNAEIDLEILPTGRNGSVEPSTGITLQRNGAMWSPAPTVVVTEEDGLAGEGPLDVRITLRVDDRPARTIELGIPVQLGPGLSNDLGLEDFVPRVLSAATDTTRFERLGLADLPRTTSAGWGLRTDGELRYADDVEVAVESGWTGFGEQRELEFWSRQDVERDLPGMTWDAGVVEVFVPDRGWRVVEPSGRDVVQVWRASSAAVRARAGLGGQAWIWEPTRMTLPDDALPLRVRFRFGSDSIGTARGWQIAGAGTLSPLPRAALTVRPREGGGLEVRTDFDGDLAPIDQVRFRYRRPGAETWIAASPLFSVRSDATTVNPIDVPASVDVFEVGLFSEIAGDTPGGSTPPLLLGRAGYRRSPERALPRLLTNPAVGQLVLETPVRDEDVALRVIDVRGREVAQLTIPAGTDLLEWNGRSAEGARLGSGVYFLVLSDDPSRAISFVWLN